From Methanobacterium congolense, one genomic window encodes:
- the radA gene encoding DNA repair and recombination protein RadA: protein MVELEDLPNVGEKTAQKLRDAGFADMMRLATATAKELSVKAEIGEGVAEKVIEAARKSEQIDFETALDVMERRKDVGRITTGSTGLDELIGGGIETQSITEVFGEFGSGKSQISHELAVTCQLPPEKGGLSGECVFIDTENTFRPERIKQIAEGFELDMEEVLQNIHIARAFNSSHQILMADKVNELIQKGTNIKIVIVDSLTSHFRAEYVGRESLATRQQKLNQHLHTLQTIANTYNVAVFVTNQVQSKPDAFFGSPTKAIGGHVLGHAATYRIWLKKGLAGKRIARLVDSPHLPEGEAVFKIVTEGVVD, encoded by the coding sequence ATGGTCGAATTGGAAGATTTACCAAACGTTGGGGAGAAAACTGCCCAGAAACTGAGAGATGCTGGTTTTGCAGATATGATGAGACTAGCAACAGCAACAGCAAAGGAATTAAGTGTTAAAGCTGAAATTGGTGAGGGTGTTGCAGAGAAGGTCATAGAAGCCGCAAGAAAATCTGAACAGATAGATTTCGAGACTGCTCTAGACGTTATGGAAAGAAGGAAAGATGTTGGACGTATAACAACTGGAAGTACTGGTCTGGATGAACTCATAGGTGGTGGAATAGAAACCCAATCCATAACAGAAGTATTCGGAGAGTTCGGTTCCGGTAAAAGCCAGATATCCCACGAACTGGCAGTCACATGTCAATTACCCCCAGAAAAGGGCGGCCTTTCTGGAGAATGTGTCTTCATAGACACTGAAAACACCTTCAGACCCGAAAGGATCAAACAGATTGCAGAAGGATTTGAACTGGATATGGAAGAAGTTCTACAGAACATCCACATTGCAAGGGCATTCAACTCCAGCCACCAGATACTCATGGCTGATAAGGTCAACGAGCTGATCCAGAAGGGGACGAACATCAAGATAGTTATTGTTGACTCACTTACATCCCATTTCCGTGCAGAATATGTTGGAAGGGAATCACTTGCAACGAGACAGCAGAAGTTGAACCAACACCTCCATACACTGCAAACAATTGCTAACACCTACAACGTGGCTGTTTTTGTAACGAACCAGGTTCAGTCCAAACCCGACGCTTTCTTTGGAAGTCCTACAAAAGCTATTGGAGGGCACGTACTTGGACACGCAGCAACCTACAGGATCTGGCTCAAAAAAGGACTTGCAGGTAAAAGAATTGCAAGGCTTGTTGACAGCCCACACCTTCCTGAGGGAGAAGCTGTGTTTAAAATCGTTACCGAAGGAGTTGTTGATTGA
- a CDS encoding AEC family transporter: protein MNSLETIISIIILVIIGYAAKRIKLLKPEDSITLNKVVINIALPSLIFMAMYTADLSDIGSLAEITGLCILIGTIGGLIGYTFSRIRGYPKKTRWSITVTSTMFNSGFLGYPVVLGVFGTAGLVRAIFYDAGSTIIFICFGILFLLLFGGKYSEIAKRALLFPPIWGLVLGVAVNLIHLNIGSMAPAILKYLSGATIPLIMISLGLSLEVSSLKNYMEESIAVSGIKLILAPLIAFLLVSALGLSGLNSTVTIVEAGMPTAMLALVLAITYNLDVKAASACIFLSTVLSMVTLPILMLIL from the coding sequence ATGAACTCGTTAGAAACCATAATTTCCATCATAATTCTCGTGATCATAGGTTATGCAGCAAAACGCATCAAGCTCTTAAAACCTGAAGATTCCATTACCTTAAACAAAGTTGTTATCAACATAGCCCTTCCTTCACTGATATTCATGGCCATGTACACTGCAGACCTTTCTGATATAGGGAGTCTTGCAGAGATAACAGGTCTCTGCATATTGATAGGGACCATAGGAGGTTTAATTGGGTATACCTTCTCAAGGATCAGAGGCTACCCTAAAAAAACTCGCTGGAGCATTACAGTAACCTCCACAATGTTCAACTCAGGATTTCTGGGTTACCCCGTTGTTCTTGGAGTTTTTGGTACTGCAGGGCTTGTAAGGGCCATATTCTATGATGCAGGTTCCACCATCATATTCATATGCTTTGGAATCCTTTTCCTCCTTCTCTTTGGGGGTAAATACTCTGAAATAGCAAAAAGAGCACTCTTATTCCCTCCAATTTGGGGTCTTGTTTTAGGGGTAGCTGTGAATCTCATACACCTTAACATTGGTTCCATGGCCCCAGCAATCCTCAAATATTTGAGTGGTGCAACCATTCCACTGATAATGATATCCCTGGGTCTTTCACTTGAGGTAAGCAGTTTGAAGAATTACATGGAAGAATCCATTGCAGTTTCAGGGATCAAACTCATATTGGCACCATTAATAGCATTTTTACTCGTTAGTGCCCTTGGTTTGAGTGGATTGAACAGTACCGTGACCATCGTTGAGGCAGGAATGCCAACTGCAATGCTGGCCCTTGTTCTTGCAATCACATACAACCTTGATGTGAAAGCTGCAAGTGCCTGCATCTTCCTGAGCACAGTACTGAGCATGGTAACCCTACCAATCCTAATGTTAATTTTATAG
- a CDS encoding YkvA family protein, with the protein MNRFKVKNWRKTFEKLEYETYALYLSYKDPRVPWYIKIILILFLGYILSPIDLIPDFIPIVGYLDDFILVTLGIPLLCRIIPKEILKEHEEEARLKFDGNTPKIWYVGVIVILIWLLIILIILRFILSLY; encoded by the coding sequence ATGAACAGGTTTAAGGTTAAAAATTGGAGAAAGACCTTTGAAAAACTTGAATATGAAACTTATGCCCTTTACTTATCCTACAAGGATCCAAGAGTACCCTGGTACATTAAAATTATCCTAATACTTTTTTTAGGGTACATTTTAAGTCCAATCGATCTCATACCTGATTTCATTCCAATTGTGGGTTATTTAGATGATTTTATTCTTGTGACATTGGGTATTCCACTGCTTTGCAGAATAATTCCAAAAGAGATTTTAAAGGAACATGAAGAAGAAGCCAGACTTAAATTCGATGGTAATACTCCCAAAATTTGGTATGTTGGAGTCATAGTCATTTTGATATGGTTACTGATTATTTTAATAATTTTAAGGTTTATTTTAAGCTTATATTAG